One part of the Rhodococcus oxybenzonivorans genome encodes these proteins:
- a CDS encoding PDR/VanB family oxidoreductase, with translation MTTDADTIPMMVRQMRVESSGVVSLRLERPDGGAVHEWTPGAHLDLHLGGGTVRQYSLCGDPDDKTGYRVAVLHEAHGRGGSRHIHETLRPGDTVPVSPPRNNFEFLPSPRYLFVAGGIGITPLLAMIGEATRMGAAWELHYGGRSRASMAFLDELSAHGERVQVVTEDVDGILDLNALLGEVRDNTLVYACGPEGLLAAIENVASAWPEGSIQLERFKAKEIPADTLAGDRPVRVVCERSGISTTVAADRTVLDALEEAGVDVPNSCREGICGTCETRVLCGTPDHRDSLLSSAEQESGTTMMICVSRARSDELVLDL, from the coding sequence ATGACAACAGACGCAGACACCATCCCCATGATGGTCCGTCAGATGCGGGTCGAGTCCTCGGGCGTCGTCTCGCTCCGCCTCGAACGGCCCGACGGCGGGGCCGTCCACGAGTGGACCCCGGGTGCCCATCTGGATCTGCACCTGGGCGGCGGCACCGTGCGGCAGTACTCCCTCTGCGGCGATCCCGACGACAAGACCGGATACCGAGTCGCGGTCCTGCACGAGGCACACGGTCGCGGCGGGTCCCGGCACATTCACGAGACGCTGCGTCCCGGCGACACCGTTCCGGTGAGCCCACCGCGAAACAACTTCGAATTCCTTCCCTCTCCCCGCTACCTGTTCGTCGCCGGTGGAATCGGAATCACACCGCTCCTCGCAATGATCGGCGAAGCCACGCGGATGGGCGCCGCCTGGGAACTGCACTACGGCGGACGCTCCCGCGCGTCGATGGCATTCCTCGACGAACTGTCCGCGCACGGCGAACGGGTGCAGGTCGTCACCGAAGACGTGGACGGCATCCTCGACCTGAACGCTCTCCTCGGCGAGGTTCGCGATAACACCCTCGTCTACGCGTGCGGACCCGAAGGCCTGCTCGCCGCCATCGAGAACGTCGCCTCCGCGTGGCCCGAAGGGTCCATTCAGCTCGAACGTTTCAAAGCCAAGGAAATACCCGCCGACACGCTGGCCGGTGACCGGCCGGTCCGGGTCGTCTGCGAGCGGTCGGGCATCTCCACCACCGTCGCCGCCGACAGGACCGTCCTCGACGCGCTCGAGGAAGCCGGTGTCGACGTCCCCAACTCGTGCCGGGAAGGCATCTGCGGTACCTGCGAAACCCGTGTCCTGTGCGGCACCCCCGATCACCGTGACTCGCTGCTCTCGAGCGCCGAGCAGGAGTCCGGCACAACCATGATGATCTGCGTTTCCCGCGCCCGCTCCGACGAGCTGGTGCTGGACCTCTAG
- a CDS encoding NADP-dependent oxidoreductase codes for MKAVSYSSYGGPDVLEVVDVPVPEPTGNQVRLAVRAAGVNPIDWKVRSGSMAEVMSVQFPKIPGSEVAGVVDAVGPSATGAVVGDEMFGWSDTDGYADYVLATVIVPKPRELSWTDAVTIPVAGEAADRGLRLLDLREGETLLVNGASGTVGTLAVQLARQRGVTVIGTASERHHDALRALDVVPTTYGDGLAQRVRELAPQGVDAVLDAGVGGLPAAVELRGGTERIVTLSDGAAFELGITFSSGTSDDWSAEILRRLGSAAADGALALPPARTFALASAADAHREGEKGGSRGKLVLTPVSTY; via the coding sequence ATGAAGGCCGTCTCCTACTCCTCCTACGGTGGTCCCGACGTACTCGAAGTGGTCGATGTTCCCGTTCCGGAACCCACGGGGAATCAGGTGCGCCTCGCTGTCCGCGCCGCCGGGGTGAACCCGATCGACTGGAAGGTGCGGTCGGGTTCGATGGCCGAGGTGATGTCGGTGCAGTTCCCGAAAATTCCAGGCAGTGAGGTGGCCGGCGTCGTCGATGCCGTCGGTCCGTCTGCGACCGGGGCTGTGGTCGGGGACGAAATGTTCGGCTGGTCCGACACCGACGGTTACGCCGACTACGTGCTCGCCACCGTCATCGTTCCTAAACCGCGCGAATTGAGCTGGACGGACGCCGTCACGATTCCCGTGGCCGGGGAAGCCGCCGATCGCGGACTGCGACTACTCGACCTGCGTGAGGGTGAGACACTTCTGGTGAACGGGGCGTCGGGAACAGTCGGAACCCTGGCCGTGCAATTGGCTCGGCAACGAGGAGTCACGGTGATCGGCACCGCCAGCGAACGCCACCATGACGCACTCCGAGCACTGGACGTCGTCCCGACGACCTACGGTGACGGCTTGGCCCAGCGGGTGCGCGAACTCGCACCGCAAGGTGTCGACGCCGTCCTCGATGCCGGAGTCGGGGGGCTGCCGGCCGCAGTCGAGCTGCGCGGCGGTACCGAGCGGATCGTGACGTTGTCCGACGGGGCGGCCTTCGAGCTCGGTATCACCTTCTCCTCCGGCACCTCCGACGACTGGAGCGCCGAAATCCTGCGACGCCTCGGTAGTGCGGCCGCGGACGGAGCACTGGCACTGCCACCCGCCCGCACCTTTGCCCTCGCCAGTGCTGCGGACGCCCATCGTGAGGGTGAGAAGGGCGGCAGCCGGGGGAAGCTCGTTCTGACCCCTGTGAGTACTTATTAA
- a CDS encoding copper resistance CopC family protein: MKARATLTSMKVIAVGLLAMLASMIGVGSATAHSVVLSSNPENGAQIAAAPERVSVTFNEALQESFASLTVVGPDGNLWTKGDPSVEGATVSAELGELGQAGDYTIAFRVTSADGHPVSGTRTFTLTQAGSGTPGAAADSSGDSGSGGIPLWPFVAAGVLVFGAGLWFALRTPRERN; the protein is encoded by the coding sequence ATGAAGGCGCGCGCAACGCTCACCTCGATGAAGGTGATCGCCGTCGGACTGCTGGCGATGTTGGCGAGCATGATCGGTGTCGGCTCCGCCACCGCCCATTCGGTGGTACTCAGTTCCAACCCGGAGAACGGTGCACAGATCGCGGCAGCGCCCGAACGGGTGAGTGTCACGTTCAACGAGGCGCTGCAGGAGTCGTTCGCGTCGCTCACCGTGGTGGGCCCCGACGGCAACCTGTGGACCAAGGGCGACCCCTCGGTCGAAGGGGCCACCGTGAGCGCGGAGCTCGGTGAACTGGGCCAGGCCGGTGACTACACCATCGCCTTCCGCGTCACCTCCGCCGACGGACATCCGGTGAGCGGAACCCGAACATTCACGCTCACCCAGGCGGGGTCGGGCACACCGGGCGCCGCCGCCGACAGTTCAGGTGATTCGGGCTCCGGAGGCATCCCGTTGTGGCCGTTCGTCGCCGCGGGTGTGCTCGTGTTCGGTGCCGGGCTGTGGTTCGCGCTCCGCACACCGCGCGAGCGGAACTGA
- a CDS encoding TM0106 family RecB-like putative nuclease has product MIDASALTRCRHRVHLDAAFPAALAAAPEDIGVRQRQDAAAARREDIRRLLVEYDPERWVVIDAEGSMRTRAEDTVAACRAGADRIWGAVLPLERDTGRKARCEILIRDADRGGYIPVIVVNHKVTDPGRGATTSGMFEWEPREDPTRKPRSQVRDQMRVAQVYRMLERHGLASPARLAGAIGYGSDVIFVHDLSTILADYDERFADRLSVARGESATVPSRIGECRSCPWWPGCEEQLTLTHDVSLVATGSRADMLREAGCHTIDDLAAWDREPLEDWPHGAFEDAVVTAKAWLAGAPLVRRFPQIRVTRADIEIDVDMESYQEHGAYLWGTLLNMDGVSVYRPFVSWDPVPTQDEARSFAEFWTWLMAEREAAALSGKTFAAYCYSRAAEDKWLLDSARRFAGVPGIPTEAEIREFIDSPQWVDIYQAVSDQFICPGGKGLKKIAPVAGFRWRDADAGGEASMSWYREAVGYDGEPDLTQRERLLQYNEDDVIATKVLREWMSDRAESEIPLASDL; this is encoded by the coding sequence GTGATCGATGCCAGCGCACTGACGCGGTGCCGTCACCGTGTGCATCTCGACGCCGCCTTCCCCGCCGCCCTGGCTGCTGCGCCGGAGGACATCGGCGTCCGTCAGCGGCAGGATGCGGCCGCCGCCCGCCGCGAAGACATTCGTCGGCTTCTCGTCGAATACGATCCCGAGCGGTGGGTAGTGATCGACGCCGAAGGCAGCATGCGCACTCGTGCCGAAGACACGGTGGCCGCGTGCAGGGCAGGCGCGGACCGGATCTGGGGCGCCGTGCTGCCGCTCGAACGGGACACCGGCCGCAAAGCCCGTTGCGAGATTCTCATCCGGGACGCGGACCGCGGCGGGTACATCCCCGTGATCGTCGTCAACCACAAGGTCACGGATCCCGGTCGGGGCGCGACGACGTCCGGCATGTTCGAGTGGGAGCCGCGTGAGGATCCGACCAGGAAGCCCCGCAGTCAGGTCCGCGACCAGATGCGTGTGGCACAGGTGTACCGGATGCTCGAGCGGCACGGGTTGGCCAGTCCGGCCCGCCTGGCCGGGGCGATCGGATACGGCTCCGACGTGATCTTCGTGCACGATCTCAGCACCATCCTCGCCGACTACGACGAGCGCTTCGCCGACCGACTGTCCGTGGCGCGGGGGGAATCGGCGACGGTGCCGTCTCGGATCGGCGAATGCCGGTCGTGCCCCTGGTGGCCCGGTTGCGAAGAACAGTTGACGCTGACGCACGACGTGAGCCTGGTGGCCACCGGGTCGCGGGCCGACATGCTGCGCGAGGCCGGTTGTCACACCATCGACGACCTTGCCGCCTGGGACCGCGAACCTCTCGAGGACTGGCCGCACGGTGCGTTCGAGGACGCGGTGGTGACGGCAAAAGCCTGGCTGGCGGGTGCGCCACTGGTTCGGCGCTTTCCGCAGATCCGGGTGACCCGCGCCGACATCGAGATCGACGTCGACATGGAGAGCTACCAGGAACACGGTGCCTACCTGTGGGGAACGTTGCTCAATATGGACGGGGTGTCGGTGTATCGACCGTTCGTCAGCTGGGACCCCGTACCGACACAGGACGAGGCGCGGTCGTTCGCCGAGTTCTGGACGTGGCTGATGGCCGAACGGGAGGCCGCGGCCCTGAGCGGCAAGACGTTCGCCGCCTACTGCTACTCACGTGCGGCCGAGGACAAGTGGTTGCTCGATTCGGCCCGCCGATTCGCCGGAGTCCCGGGCATCCCCACCGAGGCCGAAATCCGCGAGTTCATCGACAGCCCACAATGGGTCGACATCTACCAAGCGGTCAGCGATCAATTCATCTGCCCGGGCGGCAAAGGACTGAAGAAGATCGCTCCTGTCGCAGGTTTCAGGTGGCGTGACGCCGACGCCGGTGGTGAGGCCTCGATGAGTTGGTACCGCGAAGCCGTCGGCTACGACGGTGAACCCGACCTCACCCAGCGTGAGCGACTCCTGCAATACAACGAAGACGATGTGATCGCCACGAAAGTGCTGCGCGAGTGGATGTCGGATCGAGCGGAGTCGGAGATCCCGCTCGCGTCCGACCTCTAG
- a CDS encoding YcnI family protein, translating into MNSLVSRALFTAGAAGGAMLLTAGVAAAHVTVAAPGAEQGGYSVLTFRVPTESETASTTALTVTLPGLKSARTEPLPGWTAVVAKDPGSKLATSVTWTADPGVGVAPGQFQQFVLSAGPLPEQDEVSFPAAQTYSDGNVVNWDQPAGPDGAEPDKPAPTLTLAASSGEDGSHDAVSSSGDDHELAAQGTDDTARWLGGVGLVLGALGAALGLGALVRSRRS; encoded by the coding sequence ATGAACTCCCTAGTTTCGCGTGCCCTTTTCACCGCCGGCGCCGCCGGTGGTGCCATGTTGCTCACGGCCGGTGTTGCCGCCGCACACGTGACGGTCGCGGCTCCAGGCGCCGAGCAGGGCGGCTACTCCGTCCTGACGTTCCGGGTGCCTACCGAATCCGAAACGGCTTCCACCACCGCGCTCACTGTGACACTTCCGGGCCTCAAATCCGCTCGCACCGAACCGCTGCCGGGCTGGACGGCCGTCGTCGCCAAGGACCCGGGTTCCAAGCTCGCGACCTCGGTGACGTGGACGGCCGATCCCGGTGTCGGGGTGGCACCCGGCCAGTTCCAGCAATTCGTGCTGTCGGCCGGACCGCTGCCCGAACAGGACGAGGTGTCGTTCCCGGCAGCACAGACCTACAGCGACGGCAACGTCGTCAACTGGGATCAGCCCGCCGGCCCGGATGGTGCCGAACCGGACAAGCCGGCACCCACGCTCACCCTCGCGGCCTCCAGCGGGGAAGACGGCAGCCACGACGCCGTGTCCTCGTCGGGTGACGACCACGAGTTGGCGGCCCAGGGAACCGACGACACCGCCCGTTGGTTGGGTGGTGTCGGGCTCGTCCTCGGCGCGCTCGGTGCGGCCCTCGGTCTCGGCGCACTGGTTCGAAGTCGTCGCTCATGA
- a CDS encoding CopD family protein: MGTARQWWLLFAVPTSLVGVAGGWALARPEDPSPSSAVRALCLILGSVVLGLAALGWWGRTDSRPLVQDANLWRLLTAVAGSWMAAEAVVFAMTAAEADALPLSGLTVGRFGAYVTDISAGRIDLAVFACTAAVTAWSLFAFRHPGARLPVAVAVLTAFAIVARPVTGHMSQQVLGSVLDAVHALAAATWFGLLTAMALTLRSRGDWSRWLPRYSDGAVWCVCLLTLTGVVDAAVRLGGVSALTDTGYGRIVVAKAVVLAALLALGWWWRRTWVGRAAAHRMSADDSLRRAAVEVVAMAVAFGLAAALATTA; the protein is encoded by the coding sequence GTGGGCACGGCGCGGCAGTGGTGGCTGCTGTTCGCCGTGCCCACCTCGCTCGTGGGTGTTGCCGGTGGGTGGGCGCTGGCTCGACCGGAAGACCCCAGCCCGTCGAGCGCTGTCCGGGCTCTGTGCTTGATCCTGGGGTCGGTGGTCCTGGGACTGGCCGCACTCGGGTGGTGGGGCCGGACCGACAGCCGACCCCTCGTGCAGGACGCCAACCTGTGGCGACTGTTGACGGCCGTGGCCGGATCGTGGATGGCCGCCGAGGCGGTCGTGTTCGCCATGACGGCGGCGGAAGCCGACGCCCTCCCGCTGTCCGGGTTGACGGTCGGCCGGTTCGGTGCCTACGTCACCGACATCAGCGCCGGACGTATCGACCTCGCCGTCTTCGCGTGCACGGCCGCAGTCACCGCATGGTCGCTGTTCGCGTTTCGGCATCCCGGGGCTCGTCTTCCCGTTGCGGTCGCTGTCCTGACGGCCTTCGCCATCGTCGCGCGCCCGGTCACCGGGCACATGTCGCAGCAGGTCCTCGGTTCGGTACTCGACGCCGTTCACGCCCTGGCAGCCGCCACCTGGTTCGGCCTGCTGACCGCCATGGCATTGACGCTGCGCTCACGGGGTGACTGGTCGAGGTGGCTGCCCCGGTACTCGGACGGCGCGGTGTGGTGCGTGTGTCTGCTCACCCTGACCGGTGTCGTGGACGCGGCTGTCCGGTTGGGCGGGGTGTCGGCCCTGACCGACACCGGCTACGGTCGCATCGTGGTCGCCAAGGCCGTGGTGCTCGCGGCACTGCTCGCACTGGGGTGGTGGTGGCGCCGCACCTGGGTGGGCCGAGCCGCCGCGCATCGGATGAGCGCAGACGACTCCTTGCGGCGCGCCGCAGTCGAGGTGGTGGCGATGGCGGTGGCCTTCGGTCTCGCTGCCGCCCTCGCCACCACTGCCTGA
- a CDS encoding recombinase-like helix-turn-helix domain-containing protein: protein MSLYLQPRQAGTTGPTPYELKLAGAIEEVFGTGVHHLEGLVKGLNDLGICSPTGEPWTPDTFTDEMRRMAA from the coding sequence ATGAGTCTTTACCTGCAACCGCGGCAGGCCGGCACCACGGGCCCCACTCCGTACGAGCTCAAGCTTGCCGGTGCCATCGAAGAGGTCTTCGGTACCGGTGTGCACCACCTCGAGGGATTGGTGAAGGGGCTGAACGACCTCGGTATCTGCAGCCCGACTGGGGAACCGTGGACCCCCGACACGTTCACAGACGAGATGCGACGGATGGCGGCCTGA
- a CDS encoding RidA family protein: protein MSMTEVSAHHPYSPAVVAGGLAFVSGALSVDAEGVAVPGRTEALDAAVDRMVDRLATVGGQLQDVVKLTYYVTDLTLREEANRQFERIFDEPRPARTFLEVSSLPYGAIAEIDAVAAVGGR from the coding sequence ATGTCCATGACTGAAGTCTCCGCCCATCACCCCTACAGCCCGGCCGTGGTCGCCGGAGGGTTGGCCTTCGTTTCGGGTGCCCTGTCCGTCGACGCCGAGGGCGTTGCCGTACCCGGGCGCACCGAAGCTCTCGACGCCGCCGTGGACCGGATGGTCGATCGCCTCGCCACCGTGGGTGGTCAGCTTCAGGACGTCGTGAAGCTGACCTACTACGTCACCGACCTGACCCTGCGTGAAGAGGCCAACCGGCAGTTCGAGCGCATCTTCGACGAGCCGCGCCCAGCCCGCACCTTCCTCGAGGTGAGTAGCCTCCCGTACGGCGCGATCGCGGAGATCGACGCCGTCGCCGCAGTCGGTGGCCGCTGA
- a CDS encoding DUF6474 family protein gives MGLLKKRKSRATRKAEAKALKHKAGVEAKLKARNERRRDKAAFKSARKLEAAELKSQKKIEKAQIATLKAQEKAAAQKGFTVASVRKYLGVARLLTPVLLPIVYRAATVVRGQIDARRADRMGVGIDQLANYTGHGAKLSARIAGAESSTTEILGQKPDDAETQKFAGAIRERLGDLNTAVRAAEQMPQARRKAAHQAISSELDGVEADLLARLGVR, from the coding sequence ATGGGGTTGTTGAAGAAACGTAAGTCCCGAGCCACCCGTAAGGCAGAAGCTAAGGCACTCAAGCACAAGGCGGGAGTGGAAGCGAAGCTGAAGGCACGCAACGAACGCAGGCGGGACAAGGCCGCGTTCAAGTCCGCGCGCAAGCTCGAAGCTGCCGAACTGAAATCACAGAAGAAGATCGAGAAGGCTCAAATCGCTACCCTCAAAGCTCAGGAGAAGGCGGCCGCCCAGAAGGGCTTCACCGTGGCCTCCGTTCGCAAGTATCTCGGTGTCGCGCGACTCCTCACGCCCGTGCTGCTCCCCATCGTCTACCGCGCCGCAACCGTCGTGCGCGGCCAGATCGACGCCAGGCGCGCCGATCGAATGGGCGTCGGCATCGACCAACTCGCCAACTACACGGGTCACGGTGCCAAGCTCAGCGCCCGCATCGCCGGTGCCGAAAGCTCCACTACCGAGATTCTCGGTCAGAAGCCTGACGACGCCGAGACGCAGAAGTTCGCCGGCGCAATCCGCGAACGCCTCGGCGATCTGAATACCGCCGTCCGCGCGGCGGAGCAAATGCCCCAGGCGCGCCGGAAGGCCGCTCACCAGGCCATCTCGTCCGAACTCGACGGTGTCGAAGCGGATCTCCTCGCCCGCCTCGGCGTGCGCTGA
- a CDS encoding TetR/AcrR family transcriptional regulator — MTADTSGAGRYEEARAVHENDGVADRCALIEVAGRCFAELGYDKTTEAVIAENAGRSVTDFRRHFRSTKDAFHAVAAAVFEKFLEAQRTAVPPDADPRTVLGAATAAFIDTVYSVGRLFTVIEARAAVDPVVGEQLSQAHTRILARYTRFIERLDEAGIARPCAEAAQLARKLSDAQWRGAAHLIGASPDEQRRFIVEMTAAAERFIGFDCDTELVERPAC, encoded by the coding sequence GTGACGGCCGACACGTCGGGAGCCGGCCGGTACGAGGAGGCGCGAGCGGTGCACGAAAACGACGGCGTTGCGGATCGGTGTGCGTTGATCGAGGTGGCGGGTCGTTGCTTCGCGGAGCTCGGATACGACAAGACCACGGAGGCGGTCATCGCGGAGAACGCCGGCAGGTCGGTGACAGACTTCCGTCGGCACTTCCGGTCCACGAAGGACGCATTTCATGCGGTGGCCGCCGCCGTGTTCGAGAAGTTCCTCGAAGCGCAGCGCACCGCGGTACCGCCGGACGCGGACCCTCGTACCGTCCTGGGCGCGGCCACTGCCGCATTCATCGACACCGTCTACAGCGTCGGCCGGCTCTTCACCGTCATCGAAGCGCGGGCGGCCGTCGACCCCGTGGTCGGTGAGCAGCTGTCGCAGGCGCACACCCGGATCCTGGCCCGGTACACCCGCTTCATCGAAAGGCTGGACGAGGCCGGGATCGCACGGCCCTGCGCCGAGGCCGCCCAGCTCGCCCGCAAGCTGTCGGATGCGCAGTGGCGGGGAGCCGCCCACCTGATCGGCGCCTCCCCGGACGAGCAACGTCGGTTCATCGTCGAGATGACGGCGGCAGCCGAACGCTTCATCGGATTCGACTGCGACACCGAACTCGTCGAGAGGCCGGCCTGCTGA
- a CDS encoding MarR family winged helix-turn-helix transcriptional regulator yields the protein MTQRPVPDRDAVDDIVDQWAHQWPELDVSPLKVLGRLHRSYLRYQASLAVVFEEHGINMASFDVLAALRRSGPPYRMTSGQLAESALVTTGGVTLRVDRLEKAGLVERERDAEDRRIVYAQLTDEGLRVIEKVAEAHFANEARILSGMSAKDQASLAELLRKLEHSIVDNQTPLT from the coding sequence GTGACGCAACGCCCGGTTCCCGACCGTGACGCCGTCGACGACATCGTCGATCAGTGGGCGCACCAGTGGCCTGAGCTGGATGTGAGTCCACTGAAGGTTCTGGGCCGCTTGCACCGTTCGTACCTGCGTTACCAGGCCTCGCTGGCTGTCGTGTTCGAAGAGCACGGCATCAACATGGCGTCGTTTGATGTGCTCGCCGCGCTGCGGCGTTCGGGTCCGCCCTACCGGATGACGTCCGGGCAGTTGGCGGAGTCCGCTCTCGTGACCACCGGGGGCGTGACCCTTCGGGTCGACCGGCTGGAGAAGGCGGGTCTCGTCGAGCGTGAGCGGGACGCCGAAGACCGCCGGATCGTGTACGCACAGCTCACCGACGAGGGCCTTCGGGTGATCGAGAAGGTGGCGGAGGCCCACTTCGCGAACGAGGCGCGAATTCTCAGTGGTATGTCCGCGAAGGATCAGGCGTCACTCGCGGAACTGCTCCGCAAACTCGAACATTCGATCGTCGACAACCAGACGCCCCTCACCTAG
- a CDS encoding UdgX family uracil-DNA binding protein (This protein belongs to the uracil DNA glycosylase superfamily, members of which act in excision repair of DNA. However, it belongs more specifically to UdgX branch, whose founding member was found to bind uracil in DNA (where it does not belong), without cleaving it, appears to promote DNA repair by a pathway involving RecA, rather than base excision.), with amino-acid sequence MPRATKQSAAPFVPDTVDLDALSDAAGGCRGCDLYRDAEQTVFGAGKRSARMMLIGEQPGDQEDRAGQPFVGPAGKLLNKALEAAGIDRDLTYVTNAVKHFKYVPAERGQRRIHKKPNRTEIVACRPWLVAELHAVQPDVLVCLGATAAQALLGPSFRLTTHRGERLHLDGEVDVAGDPDVFVTIHPSAVLRGPDRDEAFSGLVEDLKKAALAL; translated from the coding sequence ATGCCACGAGCCACGAAACAGTCGGCAGCGCCGTTCGTGCCCGACACCGTCGACCTAGACGCGTTGTCGGACGCCGCCGGCGGATGCCGCGGCTGCGATCTCTACCGCGACGCCGAGCAAACCGTCTTCGGCGCCGGCAAGCGCTCCGCCCGGATGATGCTCATCGGCGAACAACCGGGTGATCAGGAGGACCGCGCGGGGCAACCGTTCGTCGGGCCCGCGGGCAAGCTGCTGAACAAGGCCCTCGAAGCGGCGGGCATCGACCGGGATCTCACCTACGTCACCAACGCGGTCAAGCACTTCAAGTACGTACCCGCCGAACGCGGTCAGCGCCGCATCCACAAGAAGCCGAACCGCACCGAGATCGTGGCGTGCAGGCCGTGGCTCGTCGCCGAGCTGCACGCGGTACAGCCCGATGTCCTGGTGTGCCTCGGCGCCACCGCCGCCCAGGCGCTGCTCGGACCGTCGTTCCGGCTCACCACGCATCGCGGGGAGCGGCTGCATCTCGACGGTGAAGTGGACGTCGCCGGCGATCCCGACGTCTTCGTCACCATCCACCCGTCCGCCGTCCTGCGCGGACCGGATCGGGACGAGGCGTTCTCCGGACTCGTCGAGGACTTGAAGAAGGCAGCCCTTGCCCTGTGA
- a CDS encoding aromatic ring-hydroxylating oxygenase subunit alpha, with protein MVNRLNKTALTSDEIFATGMRNQWHAVCPSDFVARGDMKKVRRLGEDWLLFRQSDGSLRMLADRCPHRGAPLSQGQHLGDRVACKYHGVQVDVGGTVVSVPGMPGCNLEGKRLVTSLPVREVAGAVLAWFGTDPDAEPGPLDLPERLVDDGISRFLCYAEWKAPWRFTLENLLDPMHGAFLHRESHSMFGGETSAKFRIRETDRGFFFEKTDQRGVNFDWVEFCRTGVDWVDLEIPYPPTAGPGGSFGIVGMGTPIDAETTAVFFWRYRRVEGWERDVWRFLYRTKLEERHWAVLEQDRVMLEAMAADADQAENLYQHDLGVIRLRRLYRSQAAAQAEALAGA; from the coding sequence ATGGTGAATCGACTGAACAAGACGGCACTGACCAGCGACGAGATCTTCGCCACCGGCATGCGGAACCAATGGCACGCGGTCTGTCCCTCGGACTTCGTCGCGCGCGGCGACATGAAGAAGGTGCGACGCCTCGGCGAGGACTGGCTTCTCTTCCGTCAGTCCGACGGAAGCCTCCGCATGCTCGCCGACAGGTGCCCGCACCGCGGAGCGCCGCTGTCGCAGGGACAGCACCTCGGCGACCGGGTCGCCTGCAAATATCACGGGGTCCAGGTCGACGTCGGCGGAACCGTCGTGTCCGTGCCGGGAATGCCCGGGTGCAATCTCGAGGGAAAGCGGCTCGTCACCAGCCTCCCGGTGCGTGAGGTGGCCGGCGCAGTCCTGGCATGGTTCGGCACGGATCCGGACGCCGAACCGGGTCCCCTCGACCTCCCCGAACGCCTGGTGGACGACGGTATTTCCCGTTTCCTCTGCTACGCCGAATGGAAGGCGCCCTGGCGCTTCACCCTCGAGAACCTGCTCGATCCGATGCACGGCGCGTTCCTGCACCGCGAGTCGCATTCGATGTTCGGCGGGGAAACGTCCGCCAAGTTCCGCATCCGGGAAACCGATCGCGGGTTCTTCTTCGAGAAGACCGATCAGCGCGGCGTGAACTTCGACTGGGTCGAATTCTGCCGGACCGGAGTCGACTGGGTCGACCTGGAAATCCCGTACCCGCCCACCGCAGGCCCCGGCGGATCGTTCGGCATCGTCGGGATGGGAACGCCCATCGACGCCGAGACCACCGCCGTCTTCTTCTGGCGGTACCGCCGGGTGGAGGGCTGGGAGCGCGACGTCTGGCGCTTCCTCTACCGCACGAAACTCGAGGAGCGGCACTGGGCGGTTCTCGAACAGGACCGGGTCATGCTCGAGGCGATGGCCGCCGACGCCGACCAGGCCGAGAACCTCTACCAGCACGACCTCGGGGTCATTCGCCTGCGCCGTCTCTACCGGAGCCAGGCCGCAGCGCAGGCGGAGGCGCTCGCTGGAGCGTAA